In Planctomycetota bacterium, one DNA window encodes the following:
- a CDS encoding GntR family transcriptional regulator: MLTISLASPVPIHDQLVAGLRGLIAAGQLAEGDELPPVRQLAADLGINLNTVARAYRELTDAGLLASARGRGTIVIATVERASGPKAEERKRIEAGIAAALGDAKLAGLTREAAESMAARQIERLWKHA; this comes from the coding sequence ATGCTCACGATCTCGCTCGCCAGTCCCGTCCCGATCCACGACCAGCTCGTGGCCGGCCTGCGCGGGCTCATCGCGGCGGGGCAGCTCGCCGAGGGCGATGAACTGCCTCCGGTCCGGCAGCTCGCCGCCGACCTCGGCATCAACCTGAACACCGTCGCCCGCGCCTACCGCGAGCTGACGGACGCCGGGCTGCTCGCCTCCGCGCGCGGGCGCGGCACCATCGTCATCGCCACGGTCGAGCGCGCCTCGGGCCCCAAGGCCGAGGAACGCAAGCGCATCGAGGCAGGCATCGCCGCCGCGCTCGGTGATGCCAAACTCGCGGGACTCACCCGTGAGGCCGCGGAGTCCATGGCGGCACGCCAGATCGAGCGCCTGTGGAAGCACGCCTAG
- a CDS encoding Fic family protein translates to MPRTTGNYRTSTVAGETVRAFVPSALPPAGPALRVEGPIEAACARAMASIGRLEVAACLVPSTEWFLYGFVRKEAVLTSQIEGTEATLRDVLEFEATEYATREADVAEVCNYVEALTYTRRELAKPKGLPLSARLLCEAHRRLMRDAGTRRGGNKKPGTIRTSQNWVGGTRPGNARFVPPPADAVPRLLADLDRWIHGRDPLPPLVKAGLAHVQFETIHPFLDGNGRIGRLLVTLLLEHWGVMRSPILYLSHSFKRHQRGYYDRLSAVRTDGDWEGWTQFYLACVEESAEDGVAVAQRIFAITGKDRGRLLSHAGATVAAIHLLDLLPSNPIVTVPRAATLLGTTAPTARKAVEVLEELGVLHETSGRQRDRVYAHQAYLQALTADEN, encoded by the coding sequence ATGCCACGCACCACCGGGAACTACCGCACTTCCACCGTCGCCGGCGAGACCGTGCGCGCGTTCGTGCCGTCTGCCCTTCCCCCCGCCGGACCGGCGCTCCGCGTCGAGGGGCCGATCGAAGCCGCATGCGCGCGCGCCATGGCGTCCATCGGCCGGCTCGAGGTGGCGGCGTGCCTCGTTCCCAGCACCGAGTGGTTCCTGTATGGCTTCGTCCGGAAGGAGGCGGTGCTGACCTCGCAGATCGAGGGCACCGAGGCCACCCTGCGCGACGTACTGGAGTTCGAGGCGACCGAGTACGCAACGCGCGAAGCCGACGTGGCGGAAGTCTGCAACTACGTCGAGGCGTTGACCTACACGCGCCGCGAGCTGGCGAAGCCCAAGGGCCTGCCGCTGAGCGCTCGCCTGCTTTGCGAGGCACACCGGCGCCTCATGCGGGATGCAGGCACCCGTCGCGGCGGCAACAAGAAGCCTGGCACGATCCGAACGAGCCAGAACTGGGTCGGCGGCACGCGGCCCGGCAATGCGCGCTTCGTGCCTCCTCCGGCGGATGCGGTGCCGCGGCTGCTCGCCGACCTCGACCGATGGATCCACGGGCGCGATCCGCTGCCGCCGCTCGTCAAAGCCGGGCTGGCGCACGTGCAGTTCGAGACGATCCACCCCTTCCTGGACGGCAACGGCCGGATCGGGCGCCTGCTCGTCACCCTGCTCCTCGAGCACTGGGGCGTGATGCGCTCGCCCATCCTGTACCTGAGCCACTCGTTCAAGCGCCACCAGCGCGGGTACTACGACCGGCTCTCGGCCGTTCGCACCGACGGCGACTGGGAGGGCTGGACGCAGTTCTACCTGGCGTGCGTCGAGGAGTCCGCCGAGGATGGCGTCGCCGTCGCCCAGCGCATCTTCGCGATCACCGGCAAGGACCGCGGCCGGCTCCTGTCGCACGCGGGCGCCACCGTGGCGGCGATCCACCTGCTCGACCTGCTGCCGTCGAACCCCATCGTGACGGTGCCAAGGGCCGCGACGCTGCTGGGCACCACCGCGCCCACGGCGCGCAAGGCGGTCGAGGTGCTGGAAGAACTCGGCGTCCTCCACGAGACCAGCGGCAGGCAGCGCGACCGCGTCTACGCGCACCAGGCATACCTGCAGGCGCTCACGGCGGACGAGAATTGA
- a CDS encoding transposase — translation MRDFRGPRGREESPMKRSNRKRHRPEEVVAKLRQADEALAKGAPIAEVARSLGVAEVTLHRWRAEYGAVDRDAVKRLKDLEKENARLKRLVADQQLDIQILKEIAKGEF, via the coding sequence ATGAGAGACTTTCGCGGCCCACGGGGCCGAGAGGAGTCTCCGATGAAGCGTTCGAACAGGAAGCGGCACCGTCCCGAGGAGGTGGTCGCCAAGCTCAGGCAGGCTGACGAGGCACTGGCCAAGGGCGCGCCGATCGCCGAGGTGGCGAGGTCGCTGGGTGTTGCCGAGGTGACGCTGCACCGGTGGCGTGCCGAGTACGGCGCGGTGGACCGGGACGCGGTGAAGCGGCTGAAGGACCTCGAGAAGGAGAACGCCCGGCTGAAGCGCCTGGTGGCGGACCAGCAGCTGGACATCCAGATCCTGAAGGAGATCGCCAAGGGGGAATTCTGA
- a CDS encoding transposase family protein: protein MTMVMDVSERRVCRVAGQHRSTQRRPAPPNPYRDRLVGRMRELAVANPRRGRRYIIDLLRKGRWSVGARLMKRLWRQEGLLVPGKRMKRRRIGTGENGIVRRRATRRNEVWGMDFVQDWTADGRPLRMLVVLDEYTRECLAIEVRRRLRGKDVVAVLDELTMDSPANATSARGSPADERLVSRVFRVFVSRPRKALSRLAGYPPPEWRVSRLGADRLPSRPSRALMPHVRHHSELVDVDHGQVVYPSLEDVALVCAHHAHPLPCRGDRAAMREDVYSRTARRRARRVFLMSARAARPSSR from the coding sequence GTGACGATGGTGATGGACGTGTCCGAGCGGCGTGTCTGCCGTGTGGCTGGCCAGCACCGGAGCACGCAGCGCCGCCCGGCGCCGCCGAACCCGTACCGGGACAGGCTGGTCGGCAGGATGCGGGAACTGGCCGTGGCGAATCCACGCCGTGGCCGGCGCTACATCATCGATTTGCTGCGGAAGGGGCGTTGGTCGGTCGGAGCGAGGCTGATGAAGCGGCTGTGGCGCCAGGAGGGCCTGCTGGTGCCCGGGAAGCGCATGAAACGCAGGCGGATCGGCACGGGCGAGAACGGCATCGTGCGCCGAAGGGCGACGAGGAGGAACGAGGTGTGGGGCATGGACTTCGTGCAGGACTGGACCGCCGACGGCCGCCCGCTGCGGATGCTGGTGGTGCTGGACGAGTACACGCGCGAGTGCCTGGCAATCGAGGTGCGGCGGCGGCTGCGCGGGAAGGACGTGGTGGCGGTGCTCGACGAGCTGACGATGGATAGCCCGGCCAATGCGACGTCCGCAAGGGGCTCCCCGGCTGATGAGCGGCTCGTGAGCCGCGTGTTTCGTGTTTTCGTCTCCCGGCCCCGAAAAGCACTCTCCAGATTGGCCGGCTACCCGCCCCCGGAGTGGCGAGTTTCTCGCCTCGGCGCAGACCGTCTCCCGAGTCGCCCGTCCAGGGCCTTGATGCCTCACGTCCGGCATCACTCAGAGCTTGTGGATGTCGATCACGGGCAGGTCGTCTATCCGTCCCTGGAAGACGTCGCGCTCGTGTGCGCACACCACGCCCACCCCTTGCCCTGCCGGGGTGACCGGGCGGCAATGCGCGAAGACGTCTACTCCCGCACCGCCCGTCGCCGTGCTCGGCGGGTCTTCTTGATGTCGGCGCGGGCGGCCCGCCCCTCCTCGCGGTAG
- a CDS encoding IS66 family transposase, with protein sequence MWACRSITAPIDVFDFTVSRHRDGAELFLDGFTGTLMADCYSGYDAVQTQSDGRIVRGACVAHARRKVFNARDNHPRHAAVLLSMFQHLYDVEDRSKDFSAADRKALRQAEAKPIWERMREYVAGAAIADVLPKETFGQALTYIRNQFDHLLVCLDDGRVPIDNNLTEQLMKKVAIGRKNWLFVGEVEPGYRAADLFTILSSAVRNDLDVFAYVQDVLDRLLAGDTDYESLRPDAWRAAHPEAIRTYREEGRAARADIKKTRRARRRAVRE encoded by the coding sequence ATGTGGGCGTGCCGGAGCATCACGGCGCCGATCGACGTCTTCGACTTCACTGTCAGCCGCCATCGCGACGGCGCGGAGCTGTTTCTCGACGGCTTCACCGGCACCCTGATGGCCGACTGCTACTCCGGCTACGACGCGGTGCAGACGCAGAGTGACGGGCGGATCGTCCGCGGGGCCTGCGTGGCGCATGCCCGGCGGAAGGTGTTCAACGCCCGCGACAACCACCCGCGACACGCCGCAGTGCTGCTCTCGATGTTCCAGCATCTCTACGACGTCGAGGATCGTTCCAAGGACTTCTCCGCAGCCGACAGAAAGGCCCTGAGGCAGGCCGAGGCGAAGCCGATCTGGGAGCGGATGCGGGAGTACGTCGCGGGCGCGGCGATCGCCGACGTGCTTCCCAAGGAGACGTTCGGCCAGGCGCTGACGTACATCCGGAATCAGTTCGATCACCTGCTCGTCTGTCTCGATGATGGCCGCGTGCCGATCGACAACAACCTCACCGAGCAGTTGATGAAGAAGGTGGCGATTGGTCGCAAGAACTGGCTCTTCGTCGGGGAAGTCGAGCCCGGCTATCGCGCCGCCGACCTGTTCACGATCCTCAGCAGCGCCGTGCGGAACGATCTCGATGTCTTCGCCTACGTGCAGGACGTCCTCGACCGCCTGCTGGCCGGCGACACCGACTACGAGTCGCTTCGGCCCGATGCCTGGAGGGCGGCACACCCAGAGGCCATTCGCACCTACCGCGAGGAGGGGCGGGCCGCCCGCGCCGACATCAAGAAGACCCGCCGAGCACGGCGACGGGCGGTGCGGGAGTAG
- the tnpB gene encoding IS66 family insertion sequence element accessory protein TnpB — protein MLSVSPAPAIFLHTDATDMRKSFTGLCGLIRGVFGDDPADGSLFLFVNKRRDRIKALWWDGDGFVLWYKRLEQGTFEVVAASDSAKRVRIDSTQLAMILGGVRLETVRRRKRFSRAS, from the coding sequence ATGCTAAGCGTCTCCCCGGCCCCCGCGATCTTCCTGCACACCGACGCCACCGACATGCGCAAGAGCTTCACGGGCCTGTGCGGGCTCATTCGGGGCGTCTTTGGCGACGATCCCGCCGATGGCAGTCTGTTCCTGTTCGTCAACAAGCGGAGGGATCGCATCAAGGCGCTCTGGTGGGATGGCGACGGCTTCGTGCTCTGGTACAAGCGGCTGGAGCAGGGAACATTCGAGGTCGTGGCGGCAAGCGATAGCGCGAAGCGAGTGCGCATCGACTCGACGCAGCTCGCGATGATCCTCGGCGGCGTGCGGCTCGAGACGGTGCGGCGCCGCAAGCGATTCAGTCGCGCGAGCTGA
- a CDS encoding bifunctional metallophosphatase/5'-nucleotidase: protein MRGQRREGRPLCRARAEAPLGSTKAIDTSARAMARDCRALPPARQPSGGLQRRSLAARIAQPPPQARSDHVRELPSPLSTAGRPRRSTMPADNLTSFPRRRLLGAAALSAAGTTVALADQGKARTVSLFHTTDLHGRILPTSTYDGLDDVGGFARCASCLRDWRRESPHSLTVDVGDVWQGTAVSLEREGKLMLELFNLLGYDAWTLGNHDFDWGPDALQANLAASTAPVLTANVGRGGKAAGALDGAWEKVRPWVVREVGGFRIGLIGLITPGLPFWLAPETLDGIEAADPAATLVRSLAEIDAERPDAIVVLGHMGWKFQDDYANPVREVLRAAADSKGRKVDVYLAGHSHQDQPSWTLHDVLCSQASYHGIHCGRVDLTFDLDSRKLVAKRAFTLLMDDRYALDPAVMDRARPDLATSDEQLAREVATVTASIGGKGRGSGVVQLLCKSFQRALAKRGNSVDGVFHGTFDTGDLSPGKLTVADCWKLIPYENLLVTAALTPEELVEIVREDAGDKRSDRTLWPFDLVLTSDGRPGKFLLDGKPVDPSRRYTIAFNSYDAQSGGRRMFKLREIVSRPEAKRTLSAIDTRSALIDGLLDMKTIG from the coding sequence ATGCGAGGGCAAAGGCGCGAGGGGCGTCCCCTCTGCAGAGCCCGAGCCGAGGCTCCACTCGGTTCAACGAAGGCGATCGACACGTCCGCCCGAGCGATGGCTCGTGATTGTCGCGCGCTCCCCCCTGCACGGCAGCCGTCCGGTGGCTTACAACGTCGGTCGCTCGCGGCGCGAATCGCTCAGCCGCCACCGCAGGCCCGAAGCGACCACGTCCGCGAGTTGCCCTCTCCGCTTTCCACTGCCGGCCGCCCCCGGAGGTCCACCATGCCCGCCGACAATCTCACGTCGTTTCCGCGCCGTCGCCTGCTCGGCGCCGCGGCGCTCTCCGCCGCGGGCACGACTGTCGCGCTCGCCGACCAGGGGAAGGCGCGGACGGTGTCGCTGTTCCACACCACCGACCTCCACGGCCGGATCCTGCCGACGAGCACGTACGACGGTCTCGACGACGTCGGCGGGTTCGCACGCTGCGCCAGTTGCCTGCGCGACTGGCGGCGCGAGTCGCCGCACTCGCTCACCGTCGATGTCGGCGACGTCTGGCAGGGCACGGCGGTGAGCCTCGAGCGCGAGGGAAAGCTGATGCTCGAACTGTTCAACCTCCTCGGCTACGACGCCTGGACGCTCGGCAACCACGACTTCGACTGGGGCCCCGACGCCCTCCAGGCGAACCTCGCCGCTTCGACCGCTCCGGTGCTCACCGCCAACGTCGGGCGCGGCGGCAAGGCGGCCGGGGCGCTCGACGGTGCGTGGGAGAAGGTCCGGCCGTGGGTGGTGCGCGAAGTGGGAGGCTTCCGCATCGGTCTCATCGGCCTGATCACCCCCGGGCTCCCGTTCTGGCTCGCCCCCGAGACGCTCGACGGCATCGAGGCGGCCGATCCGGCGGCGACGCTCGTCCGGTCGCTCGCCGAGATCGACGCCGAGCGGCCCGACGCGATCGTCGTCCTCGGCCACATGGGCTGGAAGTTCCAGGACGACTACGCCAACCCCGTCCGCGAGGTGCTCCGTGCCGCGGCCGATTCCAAGGGGCGCAAGGTCGACGTCTACCTCGCCGGCCACTCGCACCAGGACCAGCCGAGCTGGACGCTCCACGACGTCCTCTGCTCGCAGGCCAGCTACCACGGGATCCACTGCGGCCGCGTCGACCTGACGTTCGACCTCGACTCTCGGAAGCTCGTCGCCAAGCGGGCGTTCACGCTGCTGATGGACGACCGCTACGCCCTCGACCCGGCGGTCATGGACCGGGCCCGGCCCGACCTGGCGACCTCCGACGAGCAGCTCGCCCGCGAGGTGGCGACGGTCACCGCGTCGATCGGTGGCAAGGGGAGGGGCAGCGGCGTCGTCCAGCTGCTGTGCAAGTCGTTCCAGCGCGCCCTGGCGAAGCGCGGCAACTCGGTCGACGGCGTGTTTCACGGCACGTTCGACACCGGCGACCTTTCCCCCGGGAAGCTCACGGTCGCCGACTGCTGGAAGCTGATCCCCTACGAGAATCTCCTCGTCACCGCCGCCCTCACGCCCGAAGAGCTCGTCGAGATCGTCCGTGAGGATGCCGGCGACAAGCGCAGCGACCGGACACTGTGGCCGTTCGACCTCGTGCTCACGTCCGACGGCCGGCCGGGGAAATTTCTCCTCGACGGCAAGCCGGTCGATCCGTCGCGGCGCTACACGATCGCCTTCAACAGCTACGACGCCCAGTCGGGTGGGCGGCGGATGTTCAAGCTGCGCGAGATCGTCTCCCGACCGGAGGCGAAGCGCACGCTGTCTGCGATCGACACGCGCTCGGCGCTGATCGACGGCCTGCTCGACATGAAGACGATCGGTTGA